In Vanacampus margaritifer isolate UIUO_Vmar chromosome 9, RoL_Vmar_1.0, whole genome shotgun sequence, the following proteins share a genomic window:
- the arnt gene encoding aryl hydrocarbon receptor nuclear translocator isoform X4, whose product MLFHTDMSSSNQDLAEPDLGLGASGAQASGGAVVPKGSKRRAAPDFDDDEGNKLFRCDDDTGGSNDKERFARENHSEIERRRRNKMTAYITELSDMVPTCSALARKPDKLTILRMAVSHMKSLGGSGNTNAEGSYKPSFLTDQELKHLILEAADGFLFVVSCETGRIVYVSDSLTPVLNQSQSDWLGSSLYDQLHPDDTEKLREQLSTAENNNTGRMLDLKTGTVKKESQQSSARMTMGARRSFICRMRCGSCPVEPMSMNRLNFLRNRNRNGLGAAKEGEPQYVVVHCTGYIRSWPPAGVSLSDNEADNTQGSRYCLVAIGRLQVTCCPGDTDVNSISVPVEFISRHNCQGIFTFVDHRCVAAVSYQPQELLGKNILELAHPEDQGLLRDSFQQVMKLKGQVLSVMFRFRSKSREWIWIRTSSFTFQNPFSEEIEYIICTNVNVKQLQQQQQQAELEGGGARDGLYEAGPITLSQMPVQPVTSAGPDHSKSLEKPDMYPSLFQGPSQAKALAATSTPSAQIYPPVNNFNSARAADAYRPVNMAPQMAQPAHSAGQMLAQMSRQNGAPQPATPSNTGSPLHGGPAAGWPGPGAGAGTQFNNQVAPQAAKTMSPPFAPMGGFGGGSSSSFGQMPTGAAPSQTSATNYPQINTRASANPNGYDASQSQFPSRATEAVWPQWPGQQQHSQSNAEQHPQAQGNQQDMFTDVLSMLEQPSNFNSDDFDIPMYPSFNE is encoded by the exons ATGTTGTTCCACACGGACATGTCATCTTCAAACCAAG ATTTAGCAGAGCCAGATCTGGGTCTGGGGGCAAGCGGGGCCCAAGCCAGCGGCGGGGCTGTCGTTCCAAAAGGAAGCAAGAGACGAGCAGC CCCCGATTTTGACGATGACGAAGGAAACAAGTTGTTCAG GTGTGACGACGACACAGGAGGCTCCAACGACAAAGAGCGCTTCGCTAG GGAGAACCACAGCGAGATCGAGCGGCGGAGGCGCAACAAGATGACGGCCTACATCACGGAGCTGTCGGACATGGTGCCCACGTGCAGCGCGCTGGCGCGGAAGCCCGACAAGCTCACCATCCTGCGAATGGCCGTGTCCCACATGAAGTCGCTGGGAGGGAGCGGAAACACCAACGCCGAAGGCTCCTACAAACCGTCCTTTCTCACCGACCAG GAGCTGAAGCACCTCATCTTGGAGGCAGCCGACGGCTTCCTGTTTGTGGTGTCGTGCGAGACCGGTCGCATCGTGTACGTGTCGGACTCGCTCACGCCCGTCCTCAACCAGTCGCAGTCCGACTGGCTGGGCTCGTCCCTCTACGACCAGCTGCACCCCGACGACACGGAGAAGCTGAGGGAGCAGCTGTCCACGGCGGAGAACAACAACACAG GGAGGATGTTGGACCTGAAAACGGGAACAGTGAAGAAGGAGAGCCAGCAATCCTCCGCACGGATGACGATGGGAGCCCGCCGATCGTTCATATGCAGAATGAG GTGTGGCTCGTGTCCAGTGGAACCCATGTCCATGAACAGACTAAACTTCCTTCGGAATAGAAACAG gaacGGTCTGGGCGCCGCAAAGGAAGGCGAGCCTCAGTACGTGGTGGTCCACTGTACAGGATACATCCGGTCCTGGCCGCCTGCAG GAGTGTCCTTATCAGACAATGAAGCGGACAACACTCAGGGGAGTCGCTACTGTCTCGTTGCAATCGGCAGACTACAG GTGACCTGCTGTCCAGGTGACACGGACGTCAACAGTATCAGCGTTCCGGTGGAGTTCATCTCGCGCCACAACTGCCAGGGCATATTCACGTTTGTGGACCACCGCTGCGTGGCAGCCGTCAGCTACCAGCCTCAG gagctgtTGGGAAAGAACATTCTAGAACTTGCCCATCCAGAAGATCAGGGCTTGCTCCGGGACAGCTTCCAACAG GTGATGAAGCTGAAGGGACAAGTACTTTCAGTCATGTTCAGGTTCCGCTCCAAATCCAGAGAATGGATTTGGATAAGGACCAGCTCCTTCACCTTCCAGAATCCCTTTTCCGAAGAGATTGAATACATCATCTGCACAAATGTCAATGTCAA GCAattgcagcagcaacagcagcaggccGAGCTagaagggggcggggccagAGACGGCCTGTATGAGGCAGGACCCATAACGCTCTCGCAG ATGCCGGTGCAGCCGGTGACGTCGGCCGGCCCAGACCACAGCAAGAGCCTGGAAAAGCCCGACATGTATCCTTCCCTTTTCCAAGGCCCCAGTCAGGCGAAGGCCCTAGCCGCCACCTCAACGCCCTCGGCCCAAATCTACCCGCCGGTCAACAACTTCAACTCCGCTCGCGCCGCAGATGCATACAG GCCAGTCAATATGGCGCCGCAGATGGCACAGCCAGCCCACTCAGCAGGCCAGATGCTGGCCCAGATGTCCCGTCAGAACGGAGCCCCGCAGCCCGCCACCCCCTCCAACACCGGCAGCCCCCTCCACGGAGGACCGGCGGCAGGGTGGCCTGGTCCCGGAGCAGGCGCCGGAACACAGTTCAATAATCAG GTGGCTCCCCAAGCAGCAAAGACCATGTCTCCACCGTTTGCTCCCATGGGCGGATTTGGAGGCGGCTCTTCAAGTTCTTTTGGCCAGATGCCCACCGGCGCTGCGCCCAGCCAGACCAGCGCCACAAATTACCCACAAATCAACACGCGCGCCAGCGCCAACCCAAACGGTTACG ATGCGTCTCAGTCGCAGTTCCCCTCCCGGGCAACGGAGGCAGTGTGGCCCCAGTGGCCGGGCCAGCAGCAGCACTCGCAAAGCAACGCAGAGCAGCACCCGCAAGCGCAAGGCAACCAGCAAGACATGTTTACT GACGTGTTGTCCATGCTGGAGCAGCCCAGCAACTTCAACAGCGATGACTTTGATATTCCCATGTACCCCTCATTTAACGAGTga
- the arnt gene encoding aryl hydrocarbon receptor nuclear translocator isoform X1: MLFHTDMSSSNQDLAEPDLGLGASGAQASGGAVVPKGSKRRAAPDFDDDEGNKLFRCDDDTGGSNDKERFARENHSEIERRRRNKMTAYITELSDMVPTCSALARKPDKLTILRMAVSHMKSLGGSGNTNAEGSYKPSFLTDQELKHLILEAADGFLFVVSCETGRIVYVSDSLTPVLNQSQSDWLGSSLYDQLHPDDTEKLREQLSTAENNNTGRMLDLKTGTVKKESQQSSARMTMGARRSFICRMRCGSCPVEPMSMNRLNFLRNRNRNGLGAAKEGEPQYVVVHCTGYIRSWPPAGVSLSDNEADNTQGSRYCLVAIGRLQVTCCPGDTDVNSISVPVEFISRHNCQGIFTFVDHRCVAAVSYQPQELLGKNILELAHPEDQGLLRDSFQQVMKLKGQVLSVMFRFRSKSREWIWIRTSSFTFQNPFSEEIEYIICTNVNVKNATQDPLTPIRSPGGLLPPSLGQSNTNSSPVAVSPAHVATRQLQQQQQQAELEGGGARDGLYEAGPITLSQMPVQPVTSAGPDHSKSLEKPDMYPSLFQGPSQAKALAATSTPSAQIYPPVNNFNSARAADAYRPVNMAPQMAQPAHSAGQMLAQMSRQNGAPQPATPSNTGSPLHGGPAAGWPGPGAGAGTQFNNQQVAPQAAKTMSPPFAPMGGFGGGSSSSFGQMPTGAAPSQTSATNYPQINTRASANPNGYDASQSQFPSRATEAVWPQWPGQQQHSQSNAEQHPQAQGNQQDMFTDVLSMLEQPSNFNSDDFDIPMYPSFNE, from the exons ATGTTGTTCCACACGGACATGTCATCTTCAAACCAAG ATTTAGCAGAGCCAGATCTGGGTCTGGGGGCAAGCGGGGCCCAAGCCAGCGGCGGGGCTGTCGTTCCAAAAGGAAGCAAGAGACGAGCAGC CCCCGATTTTGACGATGACGAAGGAAACAAGTTGTTCAG GTGTGACGACGACACAGGAGGCTCCAACGACAAAGAGCGCTTCGCTAG GGAGAACCACAGCGAGATCGAGCGGCGGAGGCGCAACAAGATGACGGCCTACATCACGGAGCTGTCGGACATGGTGCCCACGTGCAGCGCGCTGGCGCGGAAGCCCGACAAGCTCACCATCCTGCGAATGGCCGTGTCCCACATGAAGTCGCTGGGAGGGAGCGGAAACACCAACGCCGAAGGCTCCTACAAACCGTCCTTTCTCACCGACCAG GAGCTGAAGCACCTCATCTTGGAGGCAGCCGACGGCTTCCTGTTTGTGGTGTCGTGCGAGACCGGTCGCATCGTGTACGTGTCGGACTCGCTCACGCCCGTCCTCAACCAGTCGCAGTCCGACTGGCTGGGCTCGTCCCTCTACGACCAGCTGCACCCCGACGACACGGAGAAGCTGAGGGAGCAGCTGTCCACGGCGGAGAACAACAACACAG GGAGGATGTTGGACCTGAAAACGGGAACAGTGAAGAAGGAGAGCCAGCAATCCTCCGCACGGATGACGATGGGAGCCCGCCGATCGTTCATATGCAGAATGAG GTGTGGCTCGTGTCCAGTGGAACCCATGTCCATGAACAGACTAAACTTCCTTCGGAATAGAAACAG gaacGGTCTGGGCGCCGCAAAGGAAGGCGAGCCTCAGTACGTGGTGGTCCACTGTACAGGATACATCCGGTCCTGGCCGCCTGCAG GAGTGTCCTTATCAGACAATGAAGCGGACAACACTCAGGGGAGTCGCTACTGTCTCGTTGCAATCGGCAGACTACAG GTGACCTGCTGTCCAGGTGACACGGACGTCAACAGTATCAGCGTTCCGGTGGAGTTCATCTCGCGCCACAACTGCCAGGGCATATTCACGTTTGTGGACCACCGCTGCGTGGCAGCCGTCAGCTACCAGCCTCAG gagctgtTGGGAAAGAACATTCTAGAACTTGCCCATCCAGAAGATCAGGGCTTGCTCCGGGACAGCTTCCAACAG GTGATGAAGCTGAAGGGACAAGTACTTTCAGTCATGTTCAGGTTCCGCTCCAAATCCAGAGAATGGATTTGGATAAGGACCAGCTCCTTCACCTTCCAGAATCCCTTTTCCGAAGAGATTGAATACATCATCTGCACAAATGTCAATGTCAA AAACGCGACTCAGGACCCCCTCACTCCCATCCGTTCCCCGGGGGGTTTGCTGCCCCCCTCCCTTGGTCAGAGCAACACAAACAGCTCCCCCGTCGCTGTTAGCCCGGCACACGTCGCTACCAG GCAattgcagcagcaacagcagcaggccGAGCTagaagggggcggggccagAGACGGCCTGTATGAGGCAGGACCCATAACGCTCTCGCAG ATGCCGGTGCAGCCGGTGACGTCGGCCGGCCCAGACCACAGCAAGAGCCTGGAAAAGCCCGACATGTATCCTTCCCTTTTCCAAGGCCCCAGTCAGGCGAAGGCCCTAGCCGCCACCTCAACGCCCTCGGCCCAAATCTACCCGCCGGTCAACAACTTCAACTCCGCTCGCGCCGCAGATGCATACAG GCCAGTCAATATGGCGCCGCAGATGGCACAGCCAGCCCACTCAGCAGGCCAGATGCTGGCCCAGATGTCCCGTCAGAACGGAGCCCCGCAGCCCGCCACCCCCTCCAACACCGGCAGCCCCCTCCACGGAGGACCGGCGGCAGGGTGGCCTGGTCCCGGAGCAGGCGCCGGAACACAGTTCAATAATCAG CAGGTGGCTCCCCAAGCAGCAAAGACCATGTCTCCACCGTTTGCTCCCATGGGCGGATTTGGAGGCGGCTCTTCAAGTTCTTTTGGCCAGATGCCCACCGGCGCTGCGCCCAGCCAGACCAGCGCCACAAATTACCCACAAATCAACACGCGCGCCAGCGCCAACCCAAACGGTTACG ATGCGTCTCAGTCGCAGTTCCCCTCCCGGGCAACGGAGGCAGTGTGGCCCCAGTGGCCGGGCCAGCAGCAGCACTCGCAAAGCAACGCAGAGCAGCACCCGCAAGCGCAAGGCAACCAGCAAGACATGTTTACT GACGTGTTGTCCATGCTGGAGCAGCCCAGCAACTTCAACAGCGATGACTTTGATATTCCCATGTACCCCTCATTTAACGAGTga
- the arnt gene encoding aryl hydrocarbon receptor nuclear translocator isoform X2, whose amino-acid sequence MLFHTDMSSSNQDLAEPDLGLGASGAQASGGAVVPKGSKRRAAPDFDDDEGNKLFRCDDDTGGSNDKERFARENHSEIERRRRNKMTAYITELSDMVPTCSALARKPDKLTILRMAVSHMKSLGGSGNTNAEGSYKPSFLTDQELKHLILEAADGFLFVVSCETGRIVYVSDSLTPVLNQSQSDWLGSSLYDQLHPDDTEKLREQLSTAENNNTGRMLDLKTGTVKKESQQSSARMTMGARRSFICRMRCGSCPVEPMSMNRLNFLRNRNRNGLGAAKEGEPQYVVVHCTGYIRSWPPAGVSLSDNEADNTQGSRYCLVAIGRLQVTCCPGDTDVNSISVPVEFISRHNCQGIFTFVDHRCVAAVSYQPQELLGKNILELAHPEDQGLLRDSFQQVMKLKGQVLSVMFRFRSKSREWIWIRTSSFTFQNPFSEEIEYIICTNVNVKNATQDPLTPIRSPGGLLPPSLGQSNTNSSPVAVSPAHVATRQLQQQQQQAELEGGGARDGLYEAGPITLSQMPVQPVTSAGPDHSKSLEKPDMYPSLFQGPSQAKALAATSTPSAQIYPPVNNFNSARAADAYRPVNMAPQMAQPAHSAGQMLAQMSRQNGAPQPATPSNTGSPLHGGPAAGWPGPGAGAGTQFNNQVAPQAAKTMSPPFAPMGGFGGGSSSSFGQMPTGAAPSQTSATNYPQINTRASANPNGYDASQSQFPSRATEAVWPQWPGQQQHSQSNAEQHPQAQGNQQDMFTDVLSMLEQPSNFNSDDFDIPMYPSFNE is encoded by the exons ATGTTGTTCCACACGGACATGTCATCTTCAAACCAAG ATTTAGCAGAGCCAGATCTGGGTCTGGGGGCAAGCGGGGCCCAAGCCAGCGGCGGGGCTGTCGTTCCAAAAGGAAGCAAGAGACGAGCAGC CCCCGATTTTGACGATGACGAAGGAAACAAGTTGTTCAG GTGTGACGACGACACAGGAGGCTCCAACGACAAAGAGCGCTTCGCTAG GGAGAACCACAGCGAGATCGAGCGGCGGAGGCGCAACAAGATGACGGCCTACATCACGGAGCTGTCGGACATGGTGCCCACGTGCAGCGCGCTGGCGCGGAAGCCCGACAAGCTCACCATCCTGCGAATGGCCGTGTCCCACATGAAGTCGCTGGGAGGGAGCGGAAACACCAACGCCGAAGGCTCCTACAAACCGTCCTTTCTCACCGACCAG GAGCTGAAGCACCTCATCTTGGAGGCAGCCGACGGCTTCCTGTTTGTGGTGTCGTGCGAGACCGGTCGCATCGTGTACGTGTCGGACTCGCTCACGCCCGTCCTCAACCAGTCGCAGTCCGACTGGCTGGGCTCGTCCCTCTACGACCAGCTGCACCCCGACGACACGGAGAAGCTGAGGGAGCAGCTGTCCACGGCGGAGAACAACAACACAG GGAGGATGTTGGACCTGAAAACGGGAACAGTGAAGAAGGAGAGCCAGCAATCCTCCGCACGGATGACGATGGGAGCCCGCCGATCGTTCATATGCAGAATGAG GTGTGGCTCGTGTCCAGTGGAACCCATGTCCATGAACAGACTAAACTTCCTTCGGAATAGAAACAG gaacGGTCTGGGCGCCGCAAAGGAAGGCGAGCCTCAGTACGTGGTGGTCCACTGTACAGGATACATCCGGTCCTGGCCGCCTGCAG GAGTGTCCTTATCAGACAATGAAGCGGACAACACTCAGGGGAGTCGCTACTGTCTCGTTGCAATCGGCAGACTACAG GTGACCTGCTGTCCAGGTGACACGGACGTCAACAGTATCAGCGTTCCGGTGGAGTTCATCTCGCGCCACAACTGCCAGGGCATATTCACGTTTGTGGACCACCGCTGCGTGGCAGCCGTCAGCTACCAGCCTCAG gagctgtTGGGAAAGAACATTCTAGAACTTGCCCATCCAGAAGATCAGGGCTTGCTCCGGGACAGCTTCCAACAG GTGATGAAGCTGAAGGGACAAGTACTTTCAGTCATGTTCAGGTTCCGCTCCAAATCCAGAGAATGGATTTGGATAAGGACCAGCTCCTTCACCTTCCAGAATCCCTTTTCCGAAGAGATTGAATACATCATCTGCACAAATGTCAATGTCAA AAACGCGACTCAGGACCCCCTCACTCCCATCCGTTCCCCGGGGGGTTTGCTGCCCCCCTCCCTTGGTCAGAGCAACACAAACAGCTCCCCCGTCGCTGTTAGCCCGGCACACGTCGCTACCAG GCAattgcagcagcaacagcagcaggccGAGCTagaagggggcggggccagAGACGGCCTGTATGAGGCAGGACCCATAACGCTCTCGCAG ATGCCGGTGCAGCCGGTGACGTCGGCCGGCCCAGACCACAGCAAGAGCCTGGAAAAGCCCGACATGTATCCTTCCCTTTTCCAAGGCCCCAGTCAGGCGAAGGCCCTAGCCGCCACCTCAACGCCCTCGGCCCAAATCTACCCGCCGGTCAACAACTTCAACTCCGCTCGCGCCGCAGATGCATACAG GCCAGTCAATATGGCGCCGCAGATGGCACAGCCAGCCCACTCAGCAGGCCAGATGCTGGCCCAGATGTCCCGTCAGAACGGAGCCCCGCAGCCCGCCACCCCCTCCAACACCGGCAGCCCCCTCCACGGAGGACCGGCGGCAGGGTGGCCTGGTCCCGGAGCAGGCGCCGGAACACAGTTCAATAATCAG GTGGCTCCCCAAGCAGCAAAGACCATGTCTCCACCGTTTGCTCCCATGGGCGGATTTGGAGGCGGCTCTTCAAGTTCTTTTGGCCAGATGCCCACCGGCGCTGCGCCCAGCCAGACCAGCGCCACAAATTACCCACAAATCAACACGCGCGCCAGCGCCAACCCAAACGGTTACG ATGCGTCTCAGTCGCAGTTCCCCTCCCGGGCAACGGAGGCAGTGTGGCCCCAGTGGCCGGGCCAGCAGCAGCACTCGCAAAGCAACGCAGAGCAGCACCCGCAAGCGCAAGGCAACCAGCAAGACATGTTTACT GACGTGTTGTCCATGCTGGAGCAGCCCAGCAACTTCAACAGCGATGACTTTGATATTCCCATGTACCCCTCATTTAACGAGTga
- the cers2b gene encoding ceramide synthase 2 — MLSELSARFWQERLWFPEGLGWADLEDRDGRVYAKASDLWAALPIAILFLIVRQLFERMVATPLASLLGVKETVRLRVPHNPTLESYYCKVSKNPTQLSLASLCKQTGCSERQAQRWFRRRRNQDRPSLLKKFREASWRFTFYLLAFIAGLAALIDKPWLYDVQEMWRGFPVLTLLPSQYWYYMIELGFYASLLFSVASDVKRKDFKEQIVHHVATILLISFSWCVNYIRAGTLIMLVHDSSDYLLESAKMFNYAGWRNACNYIFIVFAGVFIVTRLAIFPFRIIYCTWVYPVTLYEPFFGYYFFNGLLMVLQCLHIFWAVLIIRIAVRFLTNNEKVDDERSDKDETDESDEEEEDDVPNVPKANGPLQNGHAVYNNNHSKAE; from the exons ATGCTGTCGGAGCTGAGCGCCCGCTTCTGGCAGGAGCGGCTGTGGTTTCCGGAAGGTCTGGGCTGGGCCGACCTGGAGGACCGGGACGGGCGCGTCTACGCCAAAGCCAGCGACTTGTGGGCGGCGCTTCCCATCGCCATCTTATTCCTCATCGTGCGGCAGCTCTTTGAACG GATGGTGGCGACGCCTTTGGCTTCTCTACTCGGGGTCAAAGAAACAGTACGGCTCAGGGTGCCTCACAACCCCACGCTGGAGTCCTACTACTGCAAAGTTAGCAAAAACCCCACACAG CTTTCACTTGCCAGCCTTTGCAAGCAGACGGGCTGCTCGGAACGACAAGCGCAACGCTGGTTTCGAAGACGGAGGAATCAGGACAGGCCCAGTTTGCTGAAAAAGTTCCGAGAGGCCAG TTGGAGATTTACCTTTTACCTTCTTGCTTTCATTGCTGGCCTGGCCGCACTCATCGAC AAACCTTGGCTGTATGACGTGCAGGAGATGTGGCGAGGCTTCCCCGTGCTG ACTTTGCTGCCATCTCAGTATTGGTACTACATGATCGAACTGGGCTTCTACGCCTCGCTGCTCTTCAGCGTGGCCTCCGACGTCAAACGCAAA GACTTCAAGGAGCAGATCGTCCACCACGTGGCAACCATCCTGCTCATCAGCTTCTCGTGGTGCGTCAACTACATCCGTGCCGGGACGCTCATCATGCTGGTGCACGACTCGTCCGATTACCTCCTGGAG TCTGCCAAGATGTTCAACTATGCCGGCTGGCGAAATGCGTGCAATTACATCTTCATCGTCTTCGCCGGAGTCTTCATCGTCACTCGACTCGCCATCTTCCCCTTCCG GATCATCTACTGCACTTGGGTTTACCCCGTCACCCTCTACGAGCCCTTCTTTGGCTACTACTTCTTCAACGGTCTCCTGATGGTGCTGCAGTGTCTTCACATCTTCTGGGCCGTTCTCATCATACGGATTGCCGTCCGCTTCCTCACCAACAAT GAAAAAGTGGACGACGAGCGGAGCGACAAGGATGAGACGGACGAGTCcgacgaggaggaagaggacgacgTTCCAAATGTCCCAAAAGCAAACGGGCCGCTGCAGAACGGCCACGCGGTGTACAACAACAACCACAGCAAGGCGGAATGA
- the arnt gene encoding aryl hydrocarbon receptor nuclear translocator isoform X3, translated as MLFHTDMSSSNQDLAEPDLGLGASGAQASGGAVVPKGSKRRAAPDFDDDEGNKLFRCDDDTGGSNDKERFARENHSEIERRRRNKMTAYITELSDMVPTCSALARKPDKLTILRMAVSHMKSLGGSGNTNAEGSYKPSFLTDQELKHLILEAADGFLFVVSCETGRIVYVSDSLTPVLNQSQSDWLGSSLYDQLHPDDTEKLREQLSTAENNNTGRMLDLKTGTVKKESQQSSARMTMGARRSFICRMRCGSCPVEPMSMNRLNFLRNRNRNGLGAAKEGEPQYVVVHCTGYIRSWPPAGVSLSDNEADNTQGSRYCLVAIGRLQVTCCPGDTDVNSISVPVEFISRHNCQGIFTFVDHRCVAAVSYQPQELLGKNILELAHPEDQGLLRDSFQQVMKLKGQVLSVMFRFRSKSREWIWIRTSSFTFQNPFSEEIEYIICTNVNVKQLQQQQQQAELEGGGARDGLYEAGPITLSQMPVQPVTSAGPDHSKSLEKPDMYPSLFQGPSQAKALAATSTPSAQIYPPVNNFNSARAADAYRPVNMAPQMAQPAHSAGQMLAQMSRQNGAPQPATPSNTGSPLHGGPAAGWPGPGAGAGTQFNNQQVAPQAAKTMSPPFAPMGGFGGGSSSSFGQMPTGAAPSQTSATNYPQINTRASANPNGYDASQSQFPSRATEAVWPQWPGQQQHSQSNAEQHPQAQGNQQDMFTDVLSMLEQPSNFNSDDFDIPMYPSFNE; from the exons ATGTTGTTCCACACGGACATGTCATCTTCAAACCAAG ATTTAGCAGAGCCAGATCTGGGTCTGGGGGCAAGCGGGGCCCAAGCCAGCGGCGGGGCTGTCGTTCCAAAAGGAAGCAAGAGACGAGCAGC CCCCGATTTTGACGATGACGAAGGAAACAAGTTGTTCAG GTGTGACGACGACACAGGAGGCTCCAACGACAAAGAGCGCTTCGCTAG GGAGAACCACAGCGAGATCGAGCGGCGGAGGCGCAACAAGATGACGGCCTACATCACGGAGCTGTCGGACATGGTGCCCACGTGCAGCGCGCTGGCGCGGAAGCCCGACAAGCTCACCATCCTGCGAATGGCCGTGTCCCACATGAAGTCGCTGGGAGGGAGCGGAAACACCAACGCCGAAGGCTCCTACAAACCGTCCTTTCTCACCGACCAG GAGCTGAAGCACCTCATCTTGGAGGCAGCCGACGGCTTCCTGTTTGTGGTGTCGTGCGAGACCGGTCGCATCGTGTACGTGTCGGACTCGCTCACGCCCGTCCTCAACCAGTCGCAGTCCGACTGGCTGGGCTCGTCCCTCTACGACCAGCTGCACCCCGACGACACGGAGAAGCTGAGGGAGCAGCTGTCCACGGCGGAGAACAACAACACAG GGAGGATGTTGGACCTGAAAACGGGAACAGTGAAGAAGGAGAGCCAGCAATCCTCCGCACGGATGACGATGGGAGCCCGCCGATCGTTCATATGCAGAATGAG GTGTGGCTCGTGTCCAGTGGAACCCATGTCCATGAACAGACTAAACTTCCTTCGGAATAGAAACAG gaacGGTCTGGGCGCCGCAAAGGAAGGCGAGCCTCAGTACGTGGTGGTCCACTGTACAGGATACATCCGGTCCTGGCCGCCTGCAG GAGTGTCCTTATCAGACAATGAAGCGGACAACACTCAGGGGAGTCGCTACTGTCTCGTTGCAATCGGCAGACTACAG GTGACCTGCTGTCCAGGTGACACGGACGTCAACAGTATCAGCGTTCCGGTGGAGTTCATCTCGCGCCACAACTGCCAGGGCATATTCACGTTTGTGGACCACCGCTGCGTGGCAGCCGTCAGCTACCAGCCTCAG gagctgtTGGGAAAGAACATTCTAGAACTTGCCCATCCAGAAGATCAGGGCTTGCTCCGGGACAGCTTCCAACAG GTGATGAAGCTGAAGGGACAAGTACTTTCAGTCATGTTCAGGTTCCGCTCCAAATCCAGAGAATGGATTTGGATAAGGACCAGCTCCTTCACCTTCCAGAATCCCTTTTCCGAAGAGATTGAATACATCATCTGCACAAATGTCAATGTCAA GCAattgcagcagcaacagcagcaggccGAGCTagaagggggcggggccagAGACGGCCTGTATGAGGCAGGACCCATAACGCTCTCGCAG ATGCCGGTGCAGCCGGTGACGTCGGCCGGCCCAGACCACAGCAAGAGCCTGGAAAAGCCCGACATGTATCCTTCCCTTTTCCAAGGCCCCAGTCAGGCGAAGGCCCTAGCCGCCACCTCAACGCCCTCGGCCCAAATCTACCCGCCGGTCAACAACTTCAACTCCGCTCGCGCCGCAGATGCATACAG GCCAGTCAATATGGCGCCGCAGATGGCACAGCCAGCCCACTCAGCAGGCCAGATGCTGGCCCAGATGTCCCGTCAGAACGGAGCCCCGCAGCCCGCCACCCCCTCCAACACCGGCAGCCCCCTCCACGGAGGACCGGCGGCAGGGTGGCCTGGTCCCGGAGCAGGCGCCGGAACACAGTTCAATAATCAG CAGGTGGCTCCCCAAGCAGCAAAGACCATGTCTCCACCGTTTGCTCCCATGGGCGGATTTGGAGGCGGCTCTTCAAGTTCTTTTGGCCAGATGCCCACCGGCGCTGCGCCCAGCCAGACCAGCGCCACAAATTACCCACAAATCAACACGCGCGCCAGCGCCAACCCAAACGGTTACG ATGCGTCTCAGTCGCAGTTCCCCTCCCGGGCAACGGAGGCAGTGTGGCCCCAGTGGCCGGGCCAGCAGCAGCACTCGCAAAGCAACGCAGAGCAGCACCCGCAAGCGCAAGGCAACCAGCAAGACATGTTTACT GACGTGTTGTCCATGCTGGAGCAGCCCAGCAACTTCAACAGCGATGACTTTGATATTCCCATGTACCCCTCATTTAACGAGTga
- the LOC144058330 gene encoding cortexin domain-containing 1 protein-like gives MDAGHRIFMDRPLVPVTRMNMDVDQGFALFFFLLLCLFLLVTIVRCVHMVLDPYSTISVNMYQEEPTQA, from the exons ATGGATGCGGGTCACAG aatcttCATGGACCGGCCCCTGGTTCCCGTTACCCGGATGAACATGGATGTGGATCAGGGTTTCgctctcttcttcttcctcctgctGTGCCTCTTTTTGCTGGTGACCATAGTGCGCTGTGTTCACATGGTGCTGGACCCTTACAGCACCATCTCAGTCAACATGTACCAAGAGGAGCCCACGCAGGCCTGA